A DNA window from Zingiber officinale cultivar Zhangliang chromosome 3A, Zo_v1.1, whole genome shotgun sequence contains the following coding sequences:
- the LOC122051220 gene encoding glycosyltransferase BC10-like isoform X2, protein MPPRVPSLEDLKDSAPASRAAQPRAFPSLLLRVFLPLLALGVVGFSALGIYVTWQIGSLPAAASSAGGPPCFEESLGLDRWIRPPVNLMHSMSDEELLWRASWAPQFFRGNEGRYSIYVHSLPSYEANFTSTSVFYQRQIPSKVSEWGQMSMCDAERRLLANALLDISNEWFLLLSESCIPLYDFIITYQYLMRSRYNFIGVTDDPGPYGRGRYNPEMAPEVSIEQWRKGSQWFEVNRKLAIYIIKDTMYYPKFEKYCRPHCYVDEHYFPTMLYIQSPNFLANRSLTWVDWSRGGAHPATFGRKDITEAFLMKVIAGKNCSYNDQLSTMCYLFARKFAPNALEPLLQLAPTILGFG, encoded by the exons ATGCCGCCGAGGGTTCCCTCGTTGGAGGATCTCAAGGACTCGGCACCGGCGTCGAGGGCGGCGCAGCCGCGTGCCTTTCCCTCGCTCCTTCTCCGGGTCTTCCTCCCTCTCCTCGCCCTCGGCGTCGTCGGCTTCTCAGCACTCGGCATCTACGTGACTTGGCAGATCGGCTCCCTGCCCGCGGCCGCCAGCAGCGCTGGCGGTCCCCCCTGCTTCGAGGAATCGCTTGGCCTCGACCGCTGGATCCGGCCGCCCGTCAACCTGATGCATTCGATGAGCGACGAGGAGCTGCTTTGGCGCGCGTCCTGGGCGCCTCAG TTTttcagaggaaatgaaggccgtTACTCGATCTACGTTCATTCCCTTCCGTCTTACGAAGCCAACTTCACCTCCACTTCTGTCTTTTACCAGAGGCAGATCCCTAGTAAG GTGTCTGAATGGGGGCAGATGAGCATGTGTGATGCTGAGAGACGGCTCCTCGCAAATGCTCTACTTGATATTTCGAATGAATGGTTCCTTCTATTGTCCGAGTCATGCATTCCGCTATATGATTTCATCATAACCTACCAATACTTGATGCGATCAAGATACAACTTCATCGGGGTGACTGATGATCCAGGTCCATATGGGAGGGGAAGGTACAATCCTGAAATGGCTCCCGAGGTGAGCATCGAGCAATGGCGCAAGGGTTCTCAATGGTTTGAAGTGAACCGCAAACTGGCCATCTACATAATTAAGGACACCATGTATTACCCGAAATTTGAGAAATACTGCAGGCCACATTGCTACGTCGACGAACACTACTTCCCAACCATGCTTTACATCCAATCGCCTAATTTTCTTGCGAACAGGAGTCTCACTTGGGTTGACTGGTCTAGAGGGGGTGCTCACCCAGCAACCTTTGGCAGGAAAGACATAACAGAAGCATTTTTAATGAAAGTTATCGCAGGCAAAAACTGTTCATACAACGATCAACTTTCAACAATGTGTTACCTCTTCGCCAGGAAGTTTGCACCGAATGCGCTGGAGCCTTTGTTACAATTGGCACCCACCATTCTCGGTTTTGGATAG
- the LOC122051220 gene encoding glycosyltransferase BC10-like isoform X1, with the protein MPPRVPSLEDLKDSAPASRAAQPRAFPSLLLRVFLPLLALGVVGFSALGIYVTWQIGSLPAAASSAGGPPCFEESLGLDRWIRPPVNLMHSMSDEELLWRASWAPQVNKYPFKRIPKVAFMFLTKGPLPLSPLWEKFFRGNEGRYSIYVHSLPSYEANFTSTSVFYQRQIPSKVSEWGQMSMCDAERRLLANALLDISNEWFLLLSESCIPLYDFIITYQYLMRSRYNFIGVTDDPGPYGRGRYNPEMAPEVSIEQWRKGSQWFEVNRKLAIYIIKDTMYYPKFEKYCRPHCYVDEHYFPTMLYIQSPNFLANRSLTWVDWSRGGAHPATFGRKDITEAFLMKVIAGKNCSYNDQLSTMCYLFARKFAPNALEPLLQLAPTILGFG; encoded by the exons ATGCCGCCGAGGGTTCCCTCGTTGGAGGATCTCAAGGACTCGGCACCGGCGTCGAGGGCGGCGCAGCCGCGTGCCTTTCCCTCGCTCCTTCTCCGGGTCTTCCTCCCTCTCCTCGCCCTCGGCGTCGTCGGCTTCTCAGCACTCGGCATCTACGTGACTTGGCAGATCGGCTCCCTGCCCGCGGCCGCCAGCAGCGCTGGCGGTCCCCCCTGCTTCGAGGAATCGCTTGGCCTCGACCGCTGGATCCGGCCGCCCGTCAACCTGATGCATTCGATGAGCGACGAGGAGCTGCTTTGGCGCGCGTCCTGGGCGCCTCAGGTTAATAAGTACCCCTTCAAGAGGATTCCCAAAGTTGCGTTCATGTTCTTGACGAAGGGGCCGCTGCCGCTGTCTCCTCTCTGGGAAAAGTTTttcagaggaaatgaaggccgtTACTCGATCTACGTTCATTCCCTTCCGTCTTACGAAGCCAACTTCACCTCCACTTCTGTCTTTTACCAGAGGCAGATCCCTAGTAAG GTGTCTGAATGGGGGCAGATGAGCATGTGTGATGCTGAGAGACGGCTCCTCGCAAATGCTCTACTTGATATTTCGAATGAATGGTTCCTTCTATTGTCCGAGTCATGCATTCCGCTATATGATTTCATCATAACCTACCAATACTTGATGCGATCAAGATACAACTTCATCGGGGTGACTGATGATCCAGGTCCATATGGGAGGGGAAGGTACAATCCTGAAATGGCTCCCGAGGTGAGCATCGAGCAATGGCGCAAGGGTTCTCAATGGTTTGAAGTGAACCGCAAACTGGCCATCTACATAATTAAGGACACCATGTATTACCCGAAATTTGAGAAATACTGCAGGCCACATTGCTACGTCGACGAACACTACTTCCCAACCATGCTTTACATCCAATCGCCTAATTTTCTTGCGAACAGGAGTCTCACTTGGGTTGACTGGTCTAGAGGGGGTGCTCACCCAGCAACCTTTGGCAGGAAAGACATAACAGAAGCATTTTTAATGAAAGTTATCGCAGGCAAAAACTGTTCATACAACGATCAACTTTCAACAATGTGTTACCTCTTCGCCAGGAAGTTTGCACCGAATGCGCTGGAGCCTTTGTTACAATTGGCACCCACCATTCTCGGTTTTGGATAG